The genomic stretch GGATACAAAAGCAGTTCATTCGGTATACTTTACGCCAACTAACGTAGAATGATCCGGTGAACTTACCCGCCTACACCACGCGTTGCATGCTTCTTAACTTAAAAACTCTCGCGGCCCGTCGAATCGAGCTGCAGAGAACGTTTATTTTCGACATAATAAAAAATGTTATCGACTGTCCAGAACTGTTAAGACACATCAGacgaaaagtcacttatctctatagacctatttacgtacgaatgtgttagtgccactcattgaggaaaatatttacttatcactgttttgtttgcaatactACGTTTTAAGCAGCTGGACACATAAtcagttgaacacttattataagttctgaactcgtttctgaataaatttttcattctcaTGAATCGGAAGAAGTTGCTAAACATAACCGAccaaaaatagtaaaaagtgataaaaagtcgaagcaacgagatgcgatgatttacagtttggaggaaacaaaagcaactctacacgggtttacacgttcacTAGTGTGCGTAAGTGAAAAGTCACTTACCTCTATTCATCAAGACGAAGTCAAGTTTCGCCTTTCACTAACGTAAACAACAAAAAGGGCGTATTCCTCATTCTATTTCGTTTTGATATAAAGTAGATTTCGCCCTTAACAAACATCGtacattttaattattttaatagattattttttcgaagtTTGAAGATAGATAGTAGCTCACTTCATACGTTTTCGGTAAAATCtctatttgtttacagtttgctagattcgcccttatcacgaagtactcCGGATATGGTTAAACGATAACCCATACAgtaactatatcccgaactagatGTCagacgttttatggttattgattatgtaGGGGATGGTCCCCTACTACCCGATCAAGAGCTCAATTCAATTTTACGCTAGAGTACTCATCTCATATACAACAACATCAACGAAAGAGGGTCATGCTTTTCTAATATAGGACACCCGAAAACATGTTCAATGGCAAGAGATGGCGCTTtttcagtggtagtaaaatcgaaatttttccgAGTATTTTGCTTATTGACCAAGAGTACAGCTATCAAATGTCTTCTATACATTTTATTCTATCTTTCTGGTACTTACTTTCACTGAACGcaatctatttttttcaaaacacatgtttttccAATGTAACTCCATTGAGTCTCCATTGACGAATGGTAGCGTCCATAAGCccgttgtgttgattttgacaacagatcaaaattaGGGCGAGAGCCGTGTGGTTGAAAGCGGATGCGGATTAAGGTGGTTCAAGGTTGCAAAAAGCAAGTTATCTCTTAGAtatcttcatacaaatttaaaatgcaatacgATAAACGGAGTCTCCAGTAATTgacttccgataagtttagGATTTTTAAGGGCTCAAAtggaagcaataaaattttgttctggctcgttgctatcaagttttaacatttccatCTGACGATGAACCGCCTTAATACTCTTAGCCAAGCAACGACATCTAGTTCTGATgtgaatgaaaaaatcgatagtttcagcaattttttaatggatggcaatacacaaacagttgctctcactggtgtgatttattagcaaaaattaGCGGCGGTGTCCCATTGTTGTACACAAGCAACGCCATATTCTAATTCGATAAAATTGTTTGTCTTTTTACCCCCCTGAATCGAACACAGGCAGATATTTTTTATCGAAAACAGAGGCAACACTGTTTTAGCTCGAATTTGTAATTTTGGCATTGCTCGATTCGctattttcaaagaaatgacaCTTCAGTTGGCCTAAATGCGCTAAAAGCCAAAAGAAGCAAAACATTCTGATTTTCTGATCGCACGTTGTCTTTCAGAAGTAAGTAGGtattcttcggcagtttttcttctGTTTGTTCCTTTAATTTCATCATGTAAGATTTATAATCCTGGTTTTCAGAGAAACACGTCGTTGGTTATGGCCAGAATGCCGTCAATATTTGACTCGCCTCTACCGGTGTCCTGGGAGCATGCCCAGCCAGAACAAGTTGCATCCAAACAATCAAAGAAGAAGAAAGCTTCTCCAGCCACTAAGCAGCAAATGATTAATCAAATATTACAGGAACATAGACGTGAACTGGTTGAAACGGAACCCGCGTTCAAAAATAGCAAGAAAAAGGTGAGTTTTGTTAGTGGAGTTTCCTCCCTCATCTAATGCATCTATTTCAACATTCAAGAATACTTCAACAACGTCTTCCAAAACAAAAGCAAGCTCGGACAAAAAAAAAGGTGGCCTCAAAATCAAACTTCAAGAGGCAAAGAGCCACAAGCGAAAGCTTCGCAAAAGCCTGGAAGCTCTGAACCACTCCCGAGCAGCAAGCAAGGCTTCCGATAGTCGACTGGAAACTTCGTTAAGTGGAACATCACTGAACAACAATTCAAACTATTCGACTCCATCTACAAAGAAGAAGGCATCGAATAGTAAAAACAAAAGTCCCATCATGCCGCTTCCCTTGGAGTTTACTCCTTCAAGAGTTGTTGTGAAAAAGGAACCCGAAACACCTAGTACTGGGCGAGTTTCCACGAAAGAGGTTACCGATAGAGATAGTGCAGTTGCCGGTCGACAGAAGCTAAGCTGGATCATTCAACCGGTTACCGTGGACGATTTCATGGCTCAGTATTGGGAGAAAAAACCGTTGCTGGTACAACGAAATAATCCTGCCTTCTACAGTAAGCTACTTTCTCGCAGTCGAATCGATGAGATGCTCCGCAAGCATAATATTGAGTATACAAAAAACATTGATGTAACCTCTTATCGGGAGGGCGAACGGGAAACGCATAATCCAGATGGAAGAGTCTTACCGCCCGACATGTGGTCTTTTTACGAGGATGGTTGCAGTATTCGAATGCTTAATCCGCAAACGTATTTGCCTGGAGTATATGACATGAACGTAAAGCTGCAAGAATTTTTCCACTGTATGACCGGTGCTAACTTCTATCTGACCCCACCAAACAGTCAAGGGTTTGCTCCGCATTATGACGATATTGAAGCCTTTGTTCTACAAGTGGAAGGTCGTAAGCATTGGAAGCTGTACAGTCCTCGAGACGCCAACGAAGTGCTACCTCGTGTCTCGTCACCAAACTTCAAACAGGAAGACATTGGAGTTCCAATTTTGGATGTAATTTTGGAACCCGGAGACTTGCTTTATTTTCCGCGTGGAATCATCCATCAAGCCTGCACTGTTTCAGGTCATCACTCGTTGCATGTGACGATGAGTGTGTACCAGAAAAATAGCTGGGCCGATCTGTTGGAATTGTTTCTCCCACATGCTCTCGCACAGGCAGCCGAGACCAACCTGAACCTCCGGCAGGGAATTCCACTGGATCTCCATCAACATTTTGGTATTGTTCATTCGGATAATGAAACACCAACAAGAAAGGAACTGgttgaacaaattaaaaatcttttCGAAATGATTTTCAGTGAAGATGCTATTGACACCGCAGTGGATCAAATGACAAAACGCTTCCAACATGATGCTTTGCCACCACTGATAAGCGCCGACGAATTGCCCAGTACAGTATACGGTGCAAATTATGAGCATAATGCAGACGGCACGGTATCGCTGCGAGTTCCGTTCACCGAGAAGTCTACCGTTCGTCTGTTGCGGCGTAACATTTTGCGGTTGATAAACGAAGAGGGCAAGCTGCGCATTTACTATCACACAGACAATTCCCGAGAGTATCACGAGTACGAGCCCAACTTTCTCGAGGTCGACCAAGATGCTGCCCTTGCCGTCGAACTGCTGGTTAAAATTTATCCCCAGTCGGTGACCGTGGCAGATTTTCCTGTTGAGGATAAGGTCGAGTTTGCCAAAAGCTTGTGGGAAAAAGGTCTTGTTATAGTGCGTTGATTGATTGAAGATGTTTTAACTATTTTTATATATGCATTGCAAAACATTGAAGAGAGAGTCATCAAAATACAATGTAACATAAGCAAATAAGATCAGTTATTATCATCGAATTCATGAAAATGTTCCAATTCATTTTGtagattttgaaaatttcaaattggaAATACGATCGCTTGATTGACTGAGGTGTATGGTAATATGCCTATATTAGAGCCGCTGCGCATTTTTGGCTTGGTTCATTTGATCGATTTCCAGTTTAATATATAACAGAGCTCgtagcctcaaggttacagCGTCTGCTATGTCAAGTGAATTTTCATGAGTTCGGAACATAGTAGAGTAGGAACTTTAcgcatgagtttattctcaagcTCCCTCTTTTTGCATCACGTTAAATTgcagaaaaaaagttgaatgaTTTCCCCTTTCAGGCAGTTATgatcagggatgttacggatgtgatttttcagacatctgcagatgtagatgcggatgtcaattttcgtgCCATGTTACGCATTCGCGGATGCAGATATCCGCAGCATCCCTTATTTTTATTTGGCGTATTCCACATGACCATGTCCCTCCAAAAGCTATTTaagcgagcagtaaatacaccaaggaaattTTTTGTACAAAATATTATGaagcgatgtcaattttcatgcggatagTTCTAATTGCCGATAACTGGGAGAGTAACTAACGAAGCAGTAGAATCTATATATAGGCGTGTAGAAGGAAGGATAAAAGAGGGTAAACGCATAAAAATGGTTCTTTGTGCTCAGTTCTTGTTCTCAGATCAATCACGGAGGAGCagctacgaaatgtgcggtcgtgtGAAGCTCAAACTCATGGGCGTCAGTTTAACGTTATTAGTAACGTCTCCACTAATCTTTCTGGTGACCTCGGTTTGCCGTCCTCTGTCAGTCAGTCTTTTTTCAACTGAATCAAAGATTTTTACGCGTTTAATCTCAGGAGGGAATGTAAATGGTCGTATGTATGGGAGTCGATGACTGGCATTGAGTGGAATACTGAAATTAGAAATACATATCACTAAATCGTTTTGCGTACACTCTGAAAAATAGGCACGTAAAATCCACCTGAAAAATCACGTAAATGACTGACCTAAAGAAAATCTGGCATTTTACGTGACATTAGTAACTTTCACCTGAACTTCACGTACGATTCACTGTCAATTCACGTACAATCTGTCAAGTTATAATGCGCGTTGGTATTTGTGTGTTTTGACtctgttagtgttagtgcggCTGTGGTTTGACGTTTCTGACAACGGAATTTACGTGAATATttagtatgaaaaaaaaagtcaaaatggCGTACATAGAACGCCGGAGCTTCTCAAGCAAGTTCAATATTGGAGAAAACGCAATGTAAGTAGCCAGAATATTATGCAAATCAACaaaagatacaaaaaaaactttcgaaTTTTCAGTTGGTGAATTCTTGCCGAGCCTCCGGAACGATTGGAATCGTCAACAGTCAGGTTCGAGCGGAACACATCCTGCGTCAAAACTATGAACGGTTGACAATCGTTCCGGCCATTCCTGGTTCTGTCTTGTTGGAAATGTTGTCTCTGAGCAAGTTTTTTTGTtggtatttaaaaataaattttatttgtgttttctaTTTACTTTAAATTCACGTAGATTCCATCTGAATAACACGTAAAAAGTACGTGGAAATTATGTGGGGTTCATACGTCCTATTTATAGTTTCACCTGAATATCACGTaaaaaagtacgtgaaaatcaGGTTATAGTAACCTGACCAACACGTAGACGATTGACACTGAAGGTGACACTAACACACTAACACATGGTCGGCTTTCAATAAATCggcaaaagttacgtgaaaagaaggtggatgagaatcagtcacttttcccggtaaattttacgtgcattttttttcagagtgtacgGAAATGTCGCCCGTGTTCGAGAAGTAACGACCAACATTAAGAGATTAGAGTAGTTGGACGAGTTTAGAGAAGCTCGgacgagtatttcgtctcattTGAAATACATAAGCGAATCGAGCCGACTCGGCAGCTGTAATGGAACCGTAAAAACGTTTCACGAGATGCGGGACAAATTTAAATCATTAGGTTACATTGTAGCTTCCGTTAAAAACATACCTACTAAACGCGCACAATGTGTGACGGTCGTAAAAGCGCCTTAACTTCTCGAATAATTCGTTGGACTCATTGAACTATTTTACTTGTCTGTCAACACTGCTCGCATTGCAACAACAATACCGTTATGTCAATCATCAAAACATTTTCCCCTCCACCACATAAGCTCACATCCTCGCGCCCGGCAGACAACCCACCCacattttcttccttttttcctTACCAGTCGTCTTTTGCTCGCGAGGAGAAGTGTCAAAATCGTTTATTGAGCAACAAAATTTCTATTCAAGTTCTGCTTAGTGTTAAGCAACCGCAGCTACatttattataaagaaaaaaaagtctACTTTGTTAAGTGTTTTCCATTGACGGAGCTGTTATCATTCCAATCATTTGTCTAGCAAATTGCGGTGCGACGGAATTTGCGCGTGAAGCAGCAGGCGCCCGTGTGTTTAGTGATTTATTAGCACGAGATGACGACTACAACGACGGCGGTTATAGCGAGACGGGAACAATAATATTGTCAGTAAAAGGAAATGCAATAAAGTAGTGCATTATTCGTACGTTCCCTATCATCCAGTAGATTGCGGGAAGCTCCAATGATAAGAAGCTACAATTAGCTAGCAGCATCATCGGGGCGAAAAGGGTAGGTTCCCCTGGTAGGTAGAgaaagaaaaaatgttttcgcTGCCAAATTCAGCCACTGTCGCAGATCAATCGCTTGTATTTGTAATGCATATCATAACACCTATTATAGATACGTTGAGGTTTGCCCCGCTGAAGGGAAAGGAAGGCAAGTGAAGTTCGTCGACGTCGTATGGAATAGCATATCTGCCCGCTAATCAACCTAATCAACtgcgaaaaataattgaaagtgGAAACAGCTGCTAGATGTCGGTCCCAGTGAGACAGAACCAAGTGACTGAGAAAAGTGCGGCTAGAATGGTGGAAGACAACTTGTAGTGATGTGTTAGCTGCGTTCGTACATTGTTAATGTTTTCAGTTGTTGAGTTTTTATTTCCATCATATATTACTTATACACAGAGTCCTATTGACTATAGAGTTTAGCGCGTTTGTTTTGTTACCCGGGTCGGATATATTTTCGGCTCGTTTGGTGTCTTAtcgcccagcagcagcagcaacaaagtAATTCCGTctgtacacatacacacaccttCTACTCGCGGATTGTGCGGCTCGTTTTTGCGCGATACGAGTACGAAAAAAGTGTAACTCCAAAATGCGAGTCGTAGCGCTCGTCAGTGGGGGCAAGGACAGTACCTACAATATGATGCAGGTGACGGCGGAAGGACATCAGGTGATAGCGTTGGCCAACTTGCACCCGAAAGATAAAGGTGGGTAGAACCTTCATTTCGCTGTCCGTTTTATGGCTGTGCTGATAGCACAGTCTGCTTTCTCCCCCGTGTTTTGGGCATGTGATTAGCACATATTGAATACGTAAACGTGAATGATTACTCAATGCCGACTGCTACTTAACCCCTAATTAATTTTAACAGCATGTACTGATAATggtttttaaatgcatttttggagaGGTTtcatttaataatatttttatcaaCGAAGCTGATTTCACAGATATATTCGTTTACTTCTGTGATACAGCGAGCACAGGTATCTTTTACCAAAACTTTCGTTTGTATTGTTTATTAGCAATATCAGCTTTACGAATAATCAGCTTATCATTTGAAATAGTATACCCCCACTGTAGAAGATCAGATATACCTATAAGAGCAAACAGGGAATGCGAAACATTGAATGTTCACGGTGCGATACTGCAATCGGAGAAATTTTAATGTATTAAAGACATCGATTCGTTAACCTCTACTGGTGAATTCATCTAGGAAACTTGCAAGAGGCCGCCGCTTGCCACGACGGGTCAGCGTCCAATGGATTGGTGaagctttgcttttttactgAATCGTGGCAATACTTGTAACCGTATTTGACCTGCAATATGTTGGGCTATACCCCTACCATATACCCCTACCATATGCGACAGAATCAAGTTTCGAACAAGTGACAAAACGTTACTTCACTGAATACTTCGAAAACCAGGATTATCATTGCTCCCGCAGTTATCCCTACagttcattctcagacagtttatcTGTATAAGCAAAGGTTTCTGAGCCGCAATGCTTTGAATGAGGCCTAcgccaaaatgcatacgccattttaggaaattatttttgaatggAGAAATTTTGTACCTCCACCTGTGAATAAAGTTTTTATCCATGTTTAAATTGAATATAATGTTAAACTTTTCGGTACACCCTTCCACAGATGAACTCGACAGCTACATGTACCAGACGGTTGGCCACCAGGGCATCGAAATGTTGGCGCAAGCAATGGAATTACCTCTGTACCGGAAGATCACCCGTGGCAATTCGATCAACACCAAGGGCAACTACGAACCGACCGAGGACGACGAGGTCGAAGATCTGTACGAGTTGCTGCGCCAGGTGAAGGAGGAACAAC from Wyeomyia smithii strain HCP4-BCI-WySm-NY-G18 chromosome 3, ASM2978416v1, whole genome shotgun sequence encodes the following:
- the LOC129727947 gene encoding bifunctional lysine-specific demethylase and histidyl-hydroxylase NO66-like, whose amino-acid sequence is MARMPSIFDSPLPVSWEHAQPEQVASKQSKKKKASPATKQQMINQILQEHRRELVETEPAFKNSKKKNTSTTSSKTKASSDKKKGGLKIKLQEAKSHKRKLRKSLEALNHSRAASKASDSRLETSLSGTSLNNNSNYSTPSTKKKASNSKNKSPIMPLPLEFTPSRVVVKKEPETPSTGRVSTKEVTDRDSAVAGRQKLSWIIQPVTVDDFMAQYWEKKPLLVQRNNPAFYSKLLSRSRIDEMLRKHNIEYTKNIDVTSYREGERETHNPDGRVLPPDMWSFYEDGCSIRMLNPQTYLPGVYDMNVKLQEFFHCMTGANFYLTPPNSQGFAPHYDDIEAFVLQVEGRKHWKLYSPRDANEVLPRVSSPNFKQEDIGVPILDVILEPGDLLYFPRGIIHQACTVSGHHSLHVTMSVYQKNSWADLLELFLPHALAQAAETNLNLRQGIPLDLHQHFGIVHSDNETPTRKELVEQIKNLFEMIFSEDAIDTAVDQMTKRFQHDALPPLISADELPSTVYGANYEHNADGTVSLRVPFTEKSTVRLLRRNILRLINEEGKLRIYYHTDNSREYHEYEPNFLEVDQDAALAVELLVKIYPQSVTVADFPVEDKVEFAKSLWEKGLVIVR